A genomic region of Nymphaea colorata isolate Beijing-Zhang1983 chromosome 2, ASM883128v2, whole genome shotgun sequence contains the following coding sequences:
- the LOC116247161 gene encoding protein SIEVE ELEMENT OCCLUSION B-like — MHASEKMAEPRTLLSFNSNNPFVASSNDDTVMKNVQDTHKPDGRTFDVKPVIGVTTQLFTDVASRLQPSIPVIDEVDTMNLDALGGLSYITQKIGCEITYKCSGGADQHATTMALLGDILSCYPWEGKVVLVLAAYAIIYGEFWLTEMLYSSDRLAKSVARLKQLQHVDVVKPQFDKLNNLIKEMLELTWCITKFRDLPIDYIPRDSPAMATAQSHVIIAVYWVIMSVVTSVGQIIAMVGKSSKFSTTSGTWELPSLANKMNNIHNHLQKQFDKLFKFAEEKRLAESFGEIEQLFQTVHVDNMKVMRTFFPEELPFHHNESIPRYGNSRNVEMLRGKIVLLLFSDLEITDEDITCLTKAYKTEQPDQEKGKAARYEIVWVPIWDTTIKENKDLSSAKASKMPWLTVVRPPPPQSAFVKYVRKVWRFKKKAILVALDGQGEVINQNALYMMYIWGNAAYPFGRTREEELWREQKWTWDFLAGGLDLPLSPLEDEKHVCLFGGLDMGWIEEFTKKLEEVMRVAETNIQMLYLGVPQPSTPTGTQQIIDTLSKERIGESKVDIGLIGFFWTRLECMLHSLMQIRKKSAVQDKVTLLLTRGSSGRGWALLLKGNGKWFQGDGSALLSQLADFKSWKNEIPTKGFIDAIDASYERYFKQQCLNLLLPGSSPIRQVTCPCCTKNMETLLLFRCCNDRHF, encoded by the exons ATGCATGCCAGTGAGAAAATGGCAGAGCCACGGACGCTGCTTTCTTTCAACTCTAACAATCCATTCGTAGCAAGTTCTAATGATGATACAGTGATGAAGAATGTACAAGACACTCACAAGCCAGACGGTCGAACGTTCGATGTCAAGCCTGTCATCGGTGTCACTACGCAACTTTTTACTGACGTTGCTTCTCGTTTGCAGCCG TCTATTCCGGTTATTGATGAAGTTGATACAATGAACCTCGATGCGTTAGGTGGACTGTCTTACATCACCCAGAAGATTGGTTGTGAG ATAACATACAAGTGCTCGGGAGGTGCCGACCAACACGCAACAACAATGGCATTGCTTGGTGACATTCTGAGTTGCTATCCTTGGGAAGGAAAGGTGGTACTGGTCCTCGCTGCCTATGCCATCATCTATGGAGAGTTCTGGCTCACTGAAATGTTGTATTCATCCGATCGGCTAGCCAAATCTGTTGCACGACTCAAGCAGCTACAACATGTTGATGTGGTCAAGCCACAATTTGACAAATTAAACAACTTGATCAAGGAAATGTTGGAGCTCACGTGGTGCATAACTAAGTTTAGAGACCTGCCCATCGACTACATCCCCCGAGATAGCCCAGCAATGGCCACAGCTCAGTCTCATGTCATAATTGCGGTCTATTGGGTCATCATGAGTGTGGTAACATCAGTAGGTCAGATTATTGCAATGGTTGGCAAGAGCAGTAA GTTCTCAACTACATCTGGGACTTGGGAGCTTCCTAGCTTGGCTAACAAGATGAACAACATCCATAATCATCTACAAAAGCAATTTGATAAACTCTTTAAGTTTGCAG AGGAGAAGAGGCTGGCAGAATCCTTTGGAGAAATCGAGCAACTTTTCCAAACAGTCCACGTAGACAACATGAAGGTCATGAGGACATTTTTTCCAGAAGAACTACCCTTCCATCACAACGAGTCCATACCTCGTTATGGTAACTCT CGAAATGTGGAGATGTTGCGGGGGAAAATCGTGCTTTTATTGTTCTCAGACCTGGAAATCACGGATGAGGATATAACTTGTCTCACCAAAGCCTATAAAACAGAACAACCTGATCAAGAGAAAGGCAAGGCAGCACGGTACGAAATAGTGTGGGTTCCAATTTGGGACACGACCATAAAAGAGAACAAGGACTTGAGTAGTGCCAAGGCATCAAAAATGCCATGGCTGACAGTGGTCCGACCGCCGCCTCCTCAGTCTGCATTCGTGAAGTACGTACGCAAGGTGTGGAGATTCAAGAAGAAGGCCATCTTGGTAGCTTTGGATGGGCAAGGGGAGGTCATCAATCAAAATGCACTGTACATGATGTACATATGGGGAAACGCTGCGTACCCTTTTGGAAGAACGAGAGAGGAAGAACTGTGGAGAGAGCAAAAGTGGACTTGGGATTTTTTGGCCGGGGGATTGGATCTTCCGCTGTCTCCATTG GAGGATGAGAAGCACGTCTGCCTGTTTGGGGGATTGGACATGGGGTGGATCGAGGAGTTCACAAAAAAGTTGGAGGAGGTCATGCGGGTGGCGGAGACGAATATACAGATGCTATACTTGGGGGTGCCTCAGCCGAGCACTCCCACCGGCACCCAGCAGATAATCGACACACTGTCGAAGGAGCGCATCGGCGAGTCCAAAGTCGACATCGGGCTGATCGGCTTCTTCTGGACGCGCCTGGAGTGCATGCTGCACTCCCTGATGCAGATCCGGAAGAAGTCGGCTGTGCAGGATAAGGTGACCCTTCTCCTCACCCGTGGCAGCAGCGGCCGGGGCTGGGCACTTTTGCTCAAGGGCAATGGAAAGTGGTTCCAGGGCGACGGCAGCGCCCTCCTCTCCCAACTCGCCGACTTCAAATCTTGGAAGAACGAAATCCCCACGAAGGGCTTCATTGACGCGATCGACGCCAGCTACGAACGTTACTTCAAACAGCAGTGCCTCAACCTCCTGCTCCCTGGCAGCAGCCCCATCCGCCAGGTCACCTGCCCTTGCTGCACAAAGAACATGGAGACCCTCCTCCTCTTCCGGTGCTGCAATGATCGCCATTTCTGA
- the LOC116248371 gene encoding protein SIEVE ELEMENT OCCLUSION B-like: MAYQKMPTSIKYNKQALLAGLEDVALMKNVDDTHKPDGRTFDLKPVMGVIEQIFRQTPPNMLTATSQAAVATEDKAADHASIRFDALGGLSYTIHKIACEITCKCSGGTDSHATTMELLSGTLSVYSWERKVVLALAAAAMSYGEFSLTGRLCAINSLAKSVAVLKRLPDVVEQVDALKPKFDALNNLIKAMLETTRCLIEFSHLPLDYISLDAPAMVTTQCHIPTAVYWIVNSAVTSAVQVVGQTSMRHEYHVSEACELSSSFLAQKVNSIHGLLSKQLEICMQIIDEKKSVESFRTLEHLFQTNHDDNMEIMKPIFPSKDGCPFIQSSVDKVNVETLRWKIVLLLFSDLQIREEGQLTFLSHFYEAFHEGLETTFEIVWVPIVDSNDDLINLQEKHENTILEVAAEMPWLTAHPPPHPNSTFLKYVRKEWKFENKPILVALDGQGKVTNPNALYMINIWEDGAYPFSTAREEALWKTATWKLDFIVHGVDIPELRSPIGEKKQICLYGGEDIEWIRSFTSKMKEIKKVAGISMEMAYLGVPHPRASTTKKIVDTVLREKISASYPSESIRFFWTRLERMLHSLMQSRKGPETDGLQQEVITLLTYGDSGRGWAVFASAGDEMVVADGKAFLHGFTNLGYWKDEIIEKGFHGALQTGLDLLKSPDHCLKLVLPSSSIVHHVACPECRKNMKTYLLLKCCDEELVPNTAAGAAAATAGPAPDVDSGPVGQKRKQDQKAYIMAGEKEARLLGR; this comes from the exons ATGGCATATCAGAAGATGCCTACTTCGATCAAGTATAATAAGCAGGCCCTCTTGGCAGGGCTTGAAGACGTTGCCTTGATGAAGAACGTAGACGACACTCACAAGCCCGATGGCCGGACGTTCGATCTCAAGCCTGTCATGGGCGTCATTGAGCAGATCTTTAGACAGACTCCTCCTAATATGCTG ACTGCTACTTCACAAGCTGCGGTAGCCACAGAAGACAAAGCAGCAGATCATGCTTCAATAAGGTTTGATGCTCTGGGTGGACTGTCTTACACCATCCATAAGATCGCTTGCGAG ATAACATGCAAGTGCTCGGGAGGCACCGACTCCCATGCGACGACGATGGAACTGCTCAGCGGCACACTGAGCGTCTATTCTTGGGAGCGAAAGGTGGTACTCGCCCTAGCTGCCGCCGCCATGAGCTATGGAGAGTTCAGCCTCACTGGCCGGCTCTGTGCAATCAATTCCCTTGCCAAGTCTGTAGCAGTACTCAAGCGGCTGCCTGATGTGGTAGAACAAGTCGACGCACTCAAGCCGAAGTTTGATGCATTGAACAACTTGATCAAGGCAATGCTGGAGACGACAAGGTGCTTAATTGAGTTCAGTCACCTGCCTTTGGACTATATCTCCCTGGATGCTCCGGCAATGGTCACAACCCAGTGTCATATTCCAACTGCGGTCTACTGGATCGTCAATAGTGCGGTAACATCAGCGGTTCAGGTTGTTGGTCAGACCAGCATGAGGCATGA GTACCATGTTTCTGAGGCTTGTGAGCTTTCTAGCAGCTTTTTGGCTCAAAAGGTGAACAGCATCCATGGCCTCCTAAGCAAGCAATTGGAGATATGCATGCAGATCATAG ATGAGAAGAAGTCGGTAGAATCCTTTAGAACACTTGAGCATCTCTTCCAAACAAACCACGATGATAACATGGAGATTATGAAGCCCATTTTCCCTTCAAAGGATGGCTGCCCCTTCATCCAGAGTTCCGTTGATAAG GTAAATGTGGAGACATTGCGCTGGAAGATCGTGCTATTGTTGTTTTCAGACTTACAAATCAGGGAGGAGGGGCAGCTAACTTTTCTCAGCCATTTCTATGAAGCCTTCCATGAAGGCCTGGAGACCACCTTCGAAATAGTCTGGGTTCCTATTGTGGACTCAAACGACGATCTCATCAATCTGCAGGAAAAGCATGAGAATACCATATTGGAGGTGGCAGCTGAAATGCCATGGCTGACAGCGCACCCACCGCCACACCCGAACTCCACGTTTCTGAAATACGTACGCAAGGAGTGGAAATTTGAGAACAAGCCCATATTGGTAGCGCTGGATGGGCAGGGGAAGGTCACCAATCCGAACGCCCTGTATATGATAAACATATGGGAAGACGGTGCCTACCCTTTTTCGACTGCGAGGGAGGAAGCACTCTGGAAGACGGCCACTTGGAAGCTCGACTTTATTGTCCATGGCGTCGACATCCCTGAACTGCGTTCACCG ATTGGGGAGAAGAAGCAGATATGTCTGTATGGTGGAGAGGACATCGAGTGGATCAGGTCATTCACGAGCAAGATGAAGGAGATCAAGAAGGTGGCAGGGATCAGCATGGAGATGGCCTATTTGGGGGTGCCTCACCCGAGGGCATCTACCACCAAGAAGATCGTCGACACGGTGCTGAGGGAGAAGATCAGCGCCTCCTACCCCTCGGAATCCATCAGATTCTTCTGGACGCGCCTCGAACGCATGCTGCACTCCCTGATGCAGAGCCGGAAGGGGCCGGAGACGGACGGGTTGCAGCAGGAGGTGATCACCCTCCTCACCTATGGCGACAGCGGCCGCGGCTGGGCAGTCTTCGCCAGCGCCGGGGACGAGATGGTGGTTGCCGACGGCAAGGCCTTCCTCCACGGGTTCACCAACTTAGGCTATTGGAAGGATGAGATCATAGAGAAGGGCTTCCACGGGGCGCTGCAGACCGGCCTTGACCTCCTCAAGTCCCCCGACCACTGCCTCAAGCTCGTGCTCCCTAGCAGCAGCATCGTCCACCACGTCGCCTGTCCCGAGTGCAGAAAGAACATGAAGACTTACCTCCTTCTCAAGTGCTGCGATGAGGAGCTCGTTCCAAACACTGCCGCCGGCGCTGCTGCTGCTACCGCCGGTCCTGCCCCAGATGTCGACTCTGGACCTGTCGGTCAGAAAAGGAAGCAGGACCAAAAAGCGTATATTATGGCAGGCGAGAAGGAGGCAAGGCTCCTGGGGCGCTGA
- the LOC116249351 gene encoding protein SIEVE ELEMENT OCCLUSION B-like: MAPVKMPSLVKYNQPLFAASDDGTVMKNIQETHKPDGRMFDVKPVMIVVEQIFRQAAPAMLTTTSQAPAVAESKAHDDSMNLDALGGLSYTIHKIGCEITCKCSGGSDSHATTMALLSGTLSLYSWEGKAVLVLAAFAMSYGEFWLTGQLYAVNPLAKSVALLKQMPELLEHVDALKPKFDALNNLIKEMLELTRCIIEFSNLPVDYISMEAPAMVTALSHIPTAVYWIIKSAVTSSAQIIGLISMSHEYLVSTSEAWELSSLAHKVNNIHGHLKKQLEICLQTIDEKKSIEAYRILEQLIQTTHVDNVKIKRAFFPSKDDYPFIRGSVDKKVHVESLRRKIVLLLFSDLQITEEEHLTFLSALYQSHNSHGQENIFEVIWVPIVDPINDLNRGKQEAILKVAGEMPWLTAYPPPHPNSAFVKYARKEWRFNKKAILVALDGQGKVTNPNALYMINIWGGLAYPFSTEREEALWRAETWRLHFVVDDIDLVLSSWILEKRYICLYGGEDIDWIKSFTSKMKEIMKAAGVSIEMVYVGKAHPRAPTKKIIDTVLRERISASWPFESISFFWTRLDSMLHSRMQIQKGTEADRIQQEVITLLTYGNSARGWALLARGDLEMFVNEGRALIHVLDNYISWKDKIPEKGFNGAFQAGHDLHRTADHCVRLVLPSSSPVHQVTCPECRKHMERYLLFQCCDAQLVPDPAAAATANVATAAAGAATATAGAATATAAAASALQSGIPTRLIE; the protein is encoded by the exons ATGGCACCGGTGAAGATGCCTTCTTTGGTCAAGTACAACCAGCCGCTCTTTGCAGCTTCTGATGACGGTACAGTGATGAAGAACATACAGGAGACTCACAAGCCAGACGGCAGGATGTTCGATGTCAAGCCTGTCATGATTGTCGTTGAACAGATCTTTCGCCAGGCTGCTCCTGCTATGCTG ACTACTACTTCCCAAGCTCCGGCTGTTGCAGAAAGCAAGGCTCATGATGATTCGATGAACCTTGATGCTCTAGGTGGCCTGTCTTACACCATACACAAGATTGGTTGCGAG ATAACATGCAAGTGCTCTGGAGGCTCCGACTCACATGCGACGACGATGGCACTGCTCAGCGGGACACTGAGCCTCTATTCTTGGGAGGGAAAGGCGGTACTGGTTCTGGCTGCCTTTGCCATGAGCTATGGAGAGTTCTGGCTCACTGGCCAGCTTTATGCAGTCAATCCCCTGGCCAAGTCTGTAGCACTCCTCAAGCAGATGCCTGAACTGCTAGAACATGTTGACGCGCTCAAGCCAAAGTTTGATGCCTTAAACAACTTGATCAAGGAAATGCTGGAGCTCACAAGGTGCATAATTGAGTTTAGTAACCTGCCCGTAGACTATATCTCCATGGAAGCCCCAGCAATGGTCACAGCTCTGTCTCATATCCCAACTGCGGTCTATTGGATCATCAAGAGTGCGGTGACATCGTCGGCTCAGATCATTGGTCTGATTAGCATGAGCCATGA GTATCTTGTTTCAACATCTGAGGCTTGGGAGCTTTCGAGCTTAGCTCACAAGGTGAACAACATCCATGGCCACCTAAAAAAGCAATTGGAGATATGCCTGCAGACCATAG ATGAGAAGAAGTCAATAGAAGCTTACAGAATACTTGAGCAACTCATCCAAACAACACATGTGGACAATGTGAAGATTAAGAGGGCATTTTTCCCTTCCAAAGATGACTACCCCTTCATCCGGGGTTCAGTTGACAAGAAG GTACATGTGGAGTCATTGCGCCGGAAGATTGTGCTGCTACTGTTCTCAGACTTGCAAATCACAGAGGAGGAGCACCTAACTTTTCTCAGTGCTCTCTATCAATCCCATAATAGCCACGGCCAGGAGAACATCTTTGAGGTAATTTGGGTGCCAATCGTGGATCCGATCAACGACCTCAATCGCGGAAAGCAGGAGGCCATACTGAAGGTGGCAGGTGAAATGCCATGGCTGACAGCCTATCCACCGCCACACCCGAACTCCGCCTTTGTGAAGTACGCGCGCAAGGAGTGGAGATTCAACAAGAAGGCCATCTTGGTAGCTTTGGATGGGCAGGGGAAAGTTACCAATCCAAATGCCTTATACATGATCAACATATGGGGTGGCCTTGCCTACCCTTTTTCAACCGAAAGAGAGGAAGCACTTTGGAGAGCAGAGACCTGGAGGCTCCATTTTGTCGTCGACGACATTGATCTTGTCCTGTCCTCCTGG ATATTGGAGAAGAGGTACATATGCCTATATGGGGGAGAGGACATCGATTGGATCAAGTCGTTCACGAGCAAGATGAAGGAGATCATGAAGGCGGCAGGTGTGAGCATAGAGATGGTGTACGTGGGGAAGGCTCACCCAAGGGCTCCCACTAAGAAGATCATCGACACAGTGTTGAGGGAGAGAATCAGCGCCTCGTGGCCCTTCGAGTCCATTAGCTTCTTCTGGACACGCCTCGACAGCATGCTGCACTCTCGGATGCAGATTCAGAAGGGGACAGAGGCAGACAGGATCCAGCAGGAGGTGATCACCCTCCTCACCTACGGCAACAGCGCCCGTGGCTGGGCGCTCCTTGCCAGGGGCGACCTCGAGATGTTCGTGAACGAGGGTCGTGCCCTCATCCACGTCCTCGACAACTATATCTCTTGGAAGGACAAGATCCCGGAAAAAGGCTTTAACGGCGCATTCCAGGCCGGCCACGACCTCCACAGGACCGCCGACCACTGCGTCAGGCTCGTGCTCCCCAGCAGCAGCCCTGTCCATCAAGTCACCTGCCCCGAGTGCAGAAAGCACATGGAGAGGTACCTCCTCTTCCAGTGCTGCGATGCCCAGCTCGTTCCAGACCCTGCCGCCGCTGCGACTGCTAACGTTGCTACCGCAGCTGCTGGTGCAGCTACTGCTACTGCTGGTGCAGCTACTGCTACTGCTGCTGCAGCTTCTGCCCTTCAAAGTGGCATACCGACAAGATTGATAGAGTAG